A window of Planctomycetaceae bacterium contains these coding sequences:
- a CDS encoding ABC transporter permease produces the protein MEPVSNESEGPSRSTDPVTSELPSPEKKSSMWFGLRRDPPRLGSALAASACVLLVFAVWWFVTHGTAEERMLSYMQLPSPGETKEFLPKMLDGDAPERHLVHNTAVSLKRVVIGFGLALLVGIPLGVLAGCFPIVRSFLSPLILFGRNIPVAALTALVFALFGTGELEKVMFIFIACVAFILSDTISAIEEVGQRYVETALTLGASKLQIMFKVLVPLAMPMVFNSLRVLFGLAFGYIMLVEIVQEGEGAGGLGYMLNISRRRGYPEIMVIIILTIPLVAWLIDQLLFVLQCWLFRWKYEKEAQQSLSWRLSRRVLRLFWRTA, from the coding sequence ATGGAACCCGTCTCTAACGAATCTGAAGGTCCTTCGAGGTCTACAGATCCGGTAACATCAGAGTTGCCCAGCCCGGAAAAGAAATCCAGCATGTGGTTCGGACTTCGTCGCGACCCTCCGAGACTGGGCTCCGCGCTTGCGGCGTCAGCCTGCGTGCTGCTTGTCTTCGCAGTCTGGTGGTTCGTAACGCACGGAACTGCAGAGGAACGCATGCTCAGCTACATGCAGTTGCCGTCACCGGGTGAGACAAAGGAGTTCCTTCCCAAAATGCTGGACGGCGATGCCCCCGAACGGCATTTGGTTCACAACACCGCGGTGTCCCTGAAACGGGTTGTGATCGGCTTTGGCCTGGCACTGCTGGTTGGAATTCCACTGGGTGTACTGGCCGGCTGTTTCCCGATAGTTCGCAGCTTTCTCTCACCACTCATCCTGTTTGGACGGAACATACCGGTGGCCGCGCTGACAGCGCTGGTCTTCGCGCTGTTTGGAACCGGGGAGCTGGAGAAGGTGATGTTTATTTTCATCGCCTGCGTTGCCTTCATTCTTTCGGACACAATTTCTGCAATCGAAGAAGTGGGACAGCGATATGTGGAGACAGCTTTAACTCTGGGTGCATCCAAACTTCAGATCATGTTCAAAGTGCTCGTGCCGCTTGCGATGCCCATGGTTTTCAATTCACTGCGAGTGCTCTTTGGGCTTGCCTTCGGCTACATCATGCTGGTGGAAATTGTTCAGGAAGGCGAAGGGGCTGGCGGGCTGGGCTATATGCTGAATATTTCACGACGACGAGGTTATCCGGAGATCATGGTCATCATCATTCTGACCATCCCTCTTGTCGCGTGGTTAATCGACCAGCTGCTGTTCGTGCTGCAGTGCTGGCTCTTCCGCTGGAAGTATGAAAAAGAAGCGCAGCAGAGCCTCTCATGGCGACTCTCACGCCGAGTCCTGCGACTTTTCTGGCGAACCGCCTGA
- a CDS encoding DUF1549 and DUF1553 domain-containing protein — protein sequence MRQAWGDAGGTPANRAVFDVNPADACEMSSQVAGIARIVILWQILFGVVCRLAFARGDLSQSAHQPKIPVSAISHQCALLTSDDTMQKQIRPAILLVLLTSFCGSLSSIHADDADYVEPEFTVDDRDHWSFYPLPEVRLDTTPPTNSPLHDSAAQNPVDEIAQRVLAEHGLSLQPSADVRILVRRASLGLTGLLPSTQLIDEARTAPWIDVVNHMLDSPGYGERWAQHWLDVARFAETDGFEHDKVRPDAWKYRDWVIQAINDDMPYDEFIRQQIAGDLLYPNDPQAAIATHFCVSGPDMPDINSQDERKHHLLNEMTATVGSTVLGLQLGCAQCHDSKYDPISQADFYRIRLIFEPSVLLKKNVSVTRLQRLNDRPVVGHIMLRGDFRRPGPEIQPGIPAVLASEVSAFNEPGISSDPRVKLARWLTDSRNPLTARVAVNRVWQHHFGIGICDTPGDFGIMGQPPSNQELLDWLAAWLIANDWSLKELHRLILTSQVWKQRSKLPDGSSEEELTAWRKCLHVDADCRMLSRFPRQRLEGEVIRDVMLQAAGTLNRKTGGPGVRPPLPAELRSTLLKNQWDVTPDTTEHSRRSIYVFARRNLRYPIFEAFDRPSANQSCPLRNVSTTATQALHLLNSEFAFEIATGMARRIQDQLAQRTASSGEPADAVEVDRQIALAFEILFQRSPTIAETKTARLFFQESSSVDDSLSSVADGSLSVDENRTTLTNFCLCLLNSNEFVVID from the coding sequence ATGCGCCAGGCATGGGGCGACGCAGGGGGAACCCCGGCGAATCGGGCCGTCTTCGACGTCAATCCTGCAGACGCGTGTGAAATGTCGTCACAGGTTGCAGGCATCGCACGCATCGTAATCCTGTGGCAAATTCTCTTTGGTGTCGTTTGTCGACTGGCCTTCGCGCGGGGTGATTTGTCACAATCAGCCCACCAGCCCAAGATTCCTGTCAGCGCTATTTCCCACCAGTGTGCACTTCTTACGTCGGATGACACCATGCAGAAACAGATACGACCAGCGATTCTGCTCGTTCTGCTGACATCCTTTTGTGGAAGCCTGAGCAGCATCCATGCCGACGATGCAGATTATGTTGAACCAGAATTCACTGTCGACGACCGGGATCACTGGTCGTTTTATCCGTTGCCGGAAGTCCGGCTGGATACGACACCACCAACGAATTCTCCACTGCACGACTCTGCTGCGCAAAACCCTGTTGACGAAATCGCGCAAAGGGTCCTGGCTGAGCATGGATTGTCGCTGCAGCCTTCAGCGGATGTGCGAATCCTGGTACGTCGCGCGAGTTTGGGGCTGACGGGATTGCTGCCGTCGACACAGTTGATCGATGAGGCACGAACTGCCCCCTGGATAGATGTTGTCAATCACATGCTGGATTCGCCGGGGTACGGTGAACGATGGGCCCAGCACTGGCTGGACGTCGCCCGATTCGCGGAAACGGATGGTTTTGAGCATGACAAGGTGCGTCCGGATGCGTGGAAGTACCGTGACTGGGTGATTCAGGCCATCAACGACGACATGCCCTACGATGAATTTATCCGTCAGCAGATCGCCGGAGATCTCCTGTATCCAAACGACCCCCAAGCGGCCATTGCGACGCACTTTTGTGTCAGCGGCCCGGATATGCCGGACATCAATTCGCAGGACGAACGCAAACATCATTTACTGAACGAGATGACGGCGACGGTCGGCAGCACGGTACTGGGGCTGCAACTGGGATGTGCACAGTGTCACGATTCGAAGTACGACCCCATCAGTCAGGCTGATTTTTATCGAATCCGACTCATCTTCGAACCGTCCGTTTTACTAAAGAAGAACGTCTCTGTTACCCGTTTACAACGATTGAACGACCGACCCGTGGTCGGGCACATTATGTTGCGGGGAGACTTTCGGAGACCGGGGCCAGAAATTCAGCCGGGCATTCCTGCAGTGCTTGCATCCGAGGTATCTGCGTTCAATGAACCCGGGATTTCCTCAGACCCGCGAGTGAAACTGGCGCGGTGGCTCACAGATTCCCGCAACCCGCTGACTGCCCGAGTTGCAGTGAACCGGGTTTGGCAGCACCACTTTGGTATCGGTATCTGCGATACGCCGGGGGATTTCGGGATTATGGGTCAGCCACCATCAAACCAGGAGTTGCTGGACTGGCTGGCAGCGTGGTTGATTGCGAATGACTGGAGCCTGAAAGAACTGCATCGCCTGATATTAACGTCACAGGTTTGGAAGCAGCGCAGCAAACTCCCTGACGGCTCTTCTGAAGAGGAATTAACAGCCTGGCGAAAATGTCTTCATGTCGATGCCGATTGTCGGATGCTTTCGCGTTTTCCAAGGCAGCGTCTGGAAGGAGAAGTGATCCGTGACGTCATGCTTCAGGCGGCTGGTACGCTCAACAGAAAAACGGGTGGTCCCGGTGTTCGACCGCCGCTGCCTGCCGAACTCCGAAGTACGCTTCTGAAGAATCAGTGGGATGTGACGCCTGACACCACTGAACACAGTCGTCGAAGCATCTACGTATTTGCGCGGCGAAATCTTCGATACCCCATCTTTGAAGCCTTTGATCGTCCGTCAGCAAATCAAAGCTGTCCGTTGCGCAACGTCTCGACCACTGCGACGCAGGCTTTGCACCTGCTGAATTCCGAATTCGCCTTTGAAATCGCGACAGGAATGGCGCGGAGAATTCAGGATCAACTGGCACAGCGAACTGCTTCTTCAGGTGAGCCTGCGGATGCCGTCGAAGTGGATCGTCAAATCGCTCTGGCATTTGAAATACTGTTTCAACGTTCGCCAACCATCGCTGAAACAAAGACGGCCAGGTTGTTTTTTCAGGAAAGTTCTTCTGTCGACGATTCGTTAAGTTCTGTAGCCGATGGATCGCTGTCGGTGGATGAAAATCGAACGACACTGACCAACTTCTGTTTGTGCCTTCTGAACAGCAACGAATTTGTTGTGATCGACTGA
- a CDS encoding prenyltransferase/squalene oxidase repeat-containing protein: MYLFKLADRVARGLRQIDPSRIVRHREFLMAHQLPDGGFRGREGGSDLYYTGFAVRALAVTGELEPQVCQGLKPFLDSFQPLDLGAIDLLSWLYCVLVLQAATGHDILASQPEDLSSQLCRQLELRRVADGGYAKSSGGAAGSTYQSFMVALTYELLGQSVPRRNALVQFLYDRQRDDGGFVEIAPMKRSGTNPTAAAVALLNKLNAMDNEIADDALAFLTDVISSEGGFQANTRVPFADGLSTFTALLTAQDLGRRDLISPDKIVDWVSQSIELPSGGFRGASWDQQADVEYTFYGLGILGLLHAV; this comes from the coding sequence ATGTATCTGTTCAAACTTGCCGACCGTGTTGCACGGGGCCTGCGCCAGATTGATCCCAGTCGAATTGTTCGTCACCGCGAGTTTCTGATGGCACATCAGCTGCCGGACGGAGGGTTTCGCGGTCGCGAAGGAGGTTCGGATCTTTACTACACGGGATTCGCAGTTCGAGCGCTGGCGGTGACAGGAGAACTCGAACCGCAGGTCTGTCAGGGCTTAAAGCCATTTCTTGATTCATTTCAACCGCTTGATCTGGGCGCGATTGATCTGCTGAGCTGGTTGTACTGCGTTCTGGTGCTTCAGGCGGCGACGGGACACGACATCCTTGCCAGCCAGCCGGAGGACCTGAGTTCACAACTGTGTCGGCAGCTCGAACTTCGTCGAGTTGCGGATGGTGGATATGCAAAATCCAGCGGTGGCGCTGCGGGAAGTACATACCAGTCGTTCATGGTGGCACTGACGTACGAGCTTCTTGGTCAGTCTGTTCCGCGACGTAATGCGCTGGTGCAGTTTCTTTACGACCGTCAACGTGATGACGGCGGGTTTGTAGAAATCGCACCCATGAAACGCAGCGGTACAAATCCGACCGCCGCCGCTGTCGCGCTGCTGAATAAGCTGAATGCCATGGACAACGAGATTGCCGATGACGCACTGGCGTTCCTGACAGATGTCATCAGCAGTGAAGGTGGATTTCAGGCAAATACGCGAGTTCCGTTTGCTGACGGGCTTTCGACATTCACAGCGTTGCTCACCGCACAGGATCTGGGACGTCGCGACTTAATTTCTCCGGATAAAATCGTGGATTGGGTTAGTCAATCCATCGAATTGCCTTCCGGCGGATTCCGAGGCGCCAGCTGGGACCAGCAGGCGGACGTGGAATACACATTTTACGGACTGGGAATTCTTGGGCTGCTTCACGCTGTCTGA
- a CDS encoding AAA family ATPase: MKLTEIDIDRFRIWRSLLLRLNPSGLNVIYGPNEAGKTTLMRFVRSILYGFEPLSQEPAWHRPDAEQPWRGALRCEHGGRTWRIHRRASLKTTGKLRISGGPEDLHGDDAMQLLLSGTTESLFTDIFAVGVRELQQLATLGTDQVSEYIYGLSMGPQGRQILDSIAGVKERRQRLFRDHGKAGTLPELFDRYARISGKRADVGKAREKHARLTRRRRELNDEIHELQQREDTITNELQGLRFLQSVHKPWKRSRDLQDELQKLPYVHTNPSEALKQLQAAEKESQECANRRDKLNDQAAQLKSQAERLQIDGEFEKERYAIQSLVDQADWMRQLDEQIRGAEERSAELRRELNHQLTQLGSGWTLDRLIGIDTSSEAHHQLLEQARVYQTALQRRGKLRRMARSLTRKSQNELVELNEELDALGMSVVEAIQLEQERMQELENLGRLRLEEERLALKIQTVRRVMSRVDTNESIPPWVDKAVNAMWWIGTALFLFGIMTFAMGGDARRSLGGSLAAAAFGFAGMMWWAVRNGLRNHFDTKTGIQLDDLTDEARQADRELRNIQDRIERMAIPGMGHSGSAPRSLIQTNDVTTKHRSSTAELIERIGECSRRITDLERLMRRQDSAMLRRKRLQVLRDRYRTAQQDVNAQRQQWCRLLTRLGMDETVDVRQAFDWWQQIQQVREMHMQWRNVAPEVEGLRRMFEGMRLRVEQLGQRITTSKKSNFTRPLEVLTAWSLQIKTHDRDRTERARLLEESESRARDGIHMQHQMEAAELRRSAVLARAGVASKEELQQQVEWENKRHQLTAQLKKAKEEVVEISSAENAMAIVEDDLIRFDPAHARERIQLLDLELSEVEEQLNADHEELGSLKQEIKLLEASRDSHADYFRKASLASEIHRAAEEWIALKVEQDAVIQLRRQFEQENISGTLVTASDYMHRMTSGRYHRIWAPLGEDFLCIDDEYGQTFRVEQLSGGTREQLFLAIRFALVREFARRGVELPIVMDDLFVNFDQERTEAAADCLIELAGEGQQVLFFTCHEHLAHLFQEKKVEPLWLPGHKVALDLHKPELELSGKALASDAGTGTSVTHLDMAIDSDELLDDSEADEQENGEARKTETVPRGEAS; encoded by the coding sequence ATGAAGCTGACCGAGATTGATATTGACCGCTTCCGAATCTGGCGAAGTCTGTTGCTGCGTCTCAATCCGTCCGGGTTGAACGTGATCTATGGCCCGAATGAGGCCGGTAAGACCACTCTGATGCGCTTCGTTCGGTCTATCCTTTATGGATTCGAACCGCTTTCGCAGGAACCGGCATGGCATCGACCAGATGCGGAGCAGCCCTGGCGAGGTGCTCTGCGATGTGAACACGGAGGACGGACCTGGCGAATTCATCGTCGAGCTTCTCTGAAGACAACAGGAAAGCTGCGAATCTCCGGTGGCCCTGAGGACCTGCACGGTGACGACGCCATGCAGCTTTTGCTGTCTGGTACAACCGAATCGCTGTTTACAGACATCTTTGCCGTTGGCGTTCGCGAACTGCAGCAACTGGCAACACTGGGTACCGATCAGGTCTCAGAATACATCTATGGCCTGTCGATGGGGCCGCAGGGGCGACAAATTCTGGACTCCATTGCGGGAGTCAAAGAACGACGTCAGCGTTTGTTCCGCGATCACGGGAAGGCAGGCACGCTTCCGGAACTGTTTGATCGGTATGCAAGAATCTCCGGCAAGCGGGCCGATGTTGGCAAGGCACGAGAGAAGCATGCACGCCTGACACGACGGCGGCGGGAGCTCAACGACGAAATCCACGAACTGCAGCAGCGTGAAGATACCATCACCAATGAACTGCAGGGCCTGCGTTTTCTTCAAAGCGTCCACAAACCGTGGAAACGAAGTCGTGATCTGCAGGACGAACTGCAAAAGTTACCGTACGTCCACACGAATCCGTCGGAAGCACTGAAGCAACTACAGGCGGCCGAAAAAGAAAGTCAGGAATGCGCAAATCGCCGCGACAAGCTGAACGATCAGGCAGCCCAGCTGAAGTCGCAGGCGGAACGACTACAGATCGATGGTGAATTCGAAAAAGAACGGTATGCCATTCAGAGTCTGGTTGATCAGGCGGACTGGATGCGTCAACTGGACGAACAGATTCGAGGCGCAGAAGAGCGTTCTGCCGAACTGCGTCGCGAACTGAATCACCAGCTGACACAGCTTGGCTCAGGCTGGACGCTGGATCGTCTCATCGGCATTGATACCTCATCCGAAGCGCATCACCAGCTGCTGGAACAGGCACGGGTCTACCAGACCGCCCTGCAACGCCGTGGCAAACTCAGGCGTATGGCCCGTTCACTGACTCGCAAGAGCCAGAATGAACTTGTGGAACTCAATGAAGAACTCGACGCATTGGGCATGTCGGTCGTTGAAGCCATTCAGCTTGAACAGGAGCGCATGCAGGAACTCGAAAACCTGGGGCGACTTCGTCTGGAAGAAGAACGTCTTGCACTGAAGATTCAGACGGTCCGCCGCGTGATGAGTCGTGTTGACACCAACGAATCTATTCCTCCGTGGGTTGATAAAGCCGTCAACGCCATGTGGTGGATCGGAACGGCGTTATTCCTGTTCGGCATTATGACATTCGCCATGGGCGGCGACGCCCGCCGGTCCCTGGGGGGATCGCTCGCAGCAGCAGCCTTCGGCTTTGCAGGAATGATGTGGTGGGCCGTTCGAAATGGTTTGCGAAACCACTTTGACACCAAGACCGGTATCCAACTGGACGACCTGACCGACGAAGCACGGCAGGCCGATCGCGAACTGCGAAATATTCAGGACCGCATCGAAAGGATGGCGATACCGGGAATGGGCCATTCCGGATCAGCACCGCGATCGCTGATTCAGACGAATGATGTGACCACCAAACATCGATCATCGACGGCTGAACTGATCGAGCGTATTGGCGAATGTTCACGCCGCATCACAGACCTGGAACGTCTGATGCGTCGGCAGGATAGCGCGATGCTTCGTCGCAAACGCCTTCAGGTACTTCGAGACCGTTACCGAACGGCGCAGCAGGACGTGAACGCCCAGCGACAACAGTGGTGTCGTCTTCTCACACGACTTGGAATGGACGAAACCGTTGATGTGCGTCAGGCATTCGACTGGTGGCAGCAAATCCAGCAGGTGCGAGAAATGCACATGCAGTGGCGCAATGTTGCACCAGAGGTGGAAGGACTGCGACGCATGTTTGAGGGCATGCGATTGCGAGTAGAGCAGCTGGGGCAGCGCATCACGACATCAAAGAAGTCGAACTTTACCCGGCCGCTGGAGGTGCTGACTGCCTGGAGTCTTCAAATCAAGACGCACGATCGTGATCGCACCGAACGCGCTCGGCTGCTGGAAGAATCCGAAAGCCGGGCTCGCGACGGAATTCATATGCAGCACCAGATGGAAGCCGCAGAACTGCGCCGCAGCGCCGTGCTGGCACGCGCGGGCGTCGCTTCGAAAGAAGAGCTGCAGCAGCAGGTGGAATGGGAAAACAAGCGACATCAACTGACGGCCCAGCTGAAAAAAGCGAAGGAAGAAGTGGTCGAAATCTCTTCCGCCGAAAATGCGATGGCCATCGTCGAAGACGATCTTATTCGATTCGATCCGGCTCACGCTCGTGAAAGAATTCAACTTCTGGATCTTGAATTGTCAGAAGTCGAAGAACAGCTGAATGCCGATCATGAAGAGCTCGGAAGCCTGAAGCAGGAGATCAAACTGCTGGAAGCGAGTCGGGATTCGCATGCGGACTACTTCCGAAAGGCGAGTCTTGCGTCCGAAATTCATCGCGCGGCAGAAGAGTGGATCGCACTGAAAGTGGAACAGGATGCCGTCATCCAGCTCCGACGTCAGTTCGAACAGGAGAACATTTCAGGAACCCTGGTGACCGCATCCGACTACATGCACCGGATGACTTCCGGGCGTTACCATCGGATCTGGGCGCCGCTTGGTGAAGATTTTCTCTGTATCGATGACGAATACGGCCAAACCTTCCGGGTGGAACAGCTCAGCGGTGGTACTCGAGAACAGCTGTTCCTCGCGATCAGATTTGCGCTGGTTCGTGAGTTCGCTCGCCGCGGCGTCGAACTGCCTATTGTGATGGATGACCTGTTTGTGAATTTCGATCAGGAACGAACAGAAGCCGCTGCCGATTGTCTGATTGAACTTGCCGGGGAAGGTCAGCAGGTCCTGTTCTTCACCTGTCACGAACATCTCGCACACCTGTTTCAGGAAAAGAAGGTGGAACCGCTCTGGCTGCCGGGGCATAAAGTCGCACTGGACCTGCACAAACCAGAGCTGGAACTGTCCGGCAAGGCACTTGCGTCAGACGCTGGCACAGGCACATCGGTCACGCATCTGGACATGGCCATCGACAGCGACGAACTGCTGGACGATTCAGAGGCAGACGAACAGGAAAACGGCGAAGCCAGGAAAACCGAAACCGTCCCGCGCGGCGAAGCTTCGTGA
- a CDS encoding PEP-CTERM sorting domain-containing protein produces MTTRAFHLLLAISLAMVSADHLQAGVIYVDFSSFQTRLNEATAAAGVSSFTAAETSTIKSNILTQLSTIYSDFTGLSFSDSAVGTVFETLTYSIFDGTPGSLGVADSIDWLNTVGAQTARVFTNNFGFTLEGSDARAVQIDEISTALAGTGAHELGHNLGLRHHDAYGDLSFAGTPVATGGLQNSNIMATGSTGLDELGRETLRGFSTHSKVKLAYAAGTLPLNPTASSEFGDAGNLISTAQGLMLNEISVAGRYADVVNGFLSSGDSDFFELDLTAPGFLTADINNDGISSTDTIISIFDSSMNLLGSNDDTFYSTTSFGSGSFRDSGSILTNVAINTAGKYYVEVKGFGGGGGNYSLLVHTDAIGSAAVPEPGSLTLTCMMMGGFGVWRKRRGRRA; encoded by the coding sequence ATGACCACTCGAGCGTTCCATTTGCTGCTGGCGATTTCGTTAGCGATGGTATCTGCGGACCACCTGCAGGCCGGAGTCATCTACGTTGATTTTTCCAGTTTTCAGACCCGACTGAACGAAGCGACCGCGGCCGCTGGAGTCTCCAGTTTTACGGCCGCGGAGACGAGCACGATCAAGTCAAACATCCTCACTCAGTTGAGTACGATCTATTCTGACTTTACTGGCCTGTCGTTCTCGGACTCGGCCGTCGGAACGGTGTTCGAGACCCTGACATACAGTATTTTTGATGGGACTCCGGGATCCCTTGGGGTGGCTGATTCGATTGACTGGTTGAATACCGTTGGAGCCCAGACTGCTCGCGTGTTCACGAACAACTTTGGTTTTACTCTGGAAGGCAGTGATGCCCGCGCTGTTCAGATTGATGAGATTTCCACAGCACTGGCAGGAACCGGGGCTCACGAACTGGGACACAACCTTGGCTTGCGGCATCACGACGCGTACGGGGACCTTTCCTTCGCAGGAACCCCGGTTGCAACCGGGGGGCTGCAGAACTCGAACATCATGGCGACGGGCAGCACAGGGCTTGATGAGCTCGGCCGTGAGACGCTTCGAGGGTTCTCCACGCATTCCAAAGTCAAACTTGCCTACGCGGCTGGGACTCTGCCCCTGAATCCGACAGCTTCCAGCGAATTTGGCGATGCTGGCAACCTGATTTCCACAGCTCAGGGACTGATGCTCAACGAAATCTCTGTGGCCGGTCGCTATGCAGATGTTGTGAATGGATTTTTGTCGAGCGGTGACAGTGATTTCTTCGAACTCGATCTCACTGCACCCGGGTTCCTGACGGCAGACATCAACAACGACGGCATTTCCTCAACAGATACGATCATAAGTATCTTCGATTCGTCCATGAATCTCCTCGGGTCGAATGACGACACTTTCTATTCAACGACCTCGTTTGGAAGTGGCAGTTTTCGAGATTCCGGTTCCATTCTTACGAACGTCGCCATTAACACGGCTGGGAAATATTACGTCGAGGTCAAGGGGTTCGGGGGAGGCGGAGGTAACTATTCATTGCTGGTTCATACCGATGCCATTGGTAGTGCGGCGGTGCCTGAGCCAGGGAGTCTGACGCTGACCTGCATGATGATGGGTGGTTTTGGAGTGTGGCGTAAACGACGTGGTCGAAGGGCTTAG